The genomic segment tatagccgagtcagaacggcgtgccgcagtgcgacatccccttggagagaagttttacatggcatattacctcacaaatgttgccagcactaggaggggaaatccaccgctgcaatttttttctggtggtctcgccaggattcgaacccaggcgttcagcgtcataggcagataggcatgcttacctctgcgctatggtggtctccttggatataaaaacattttccaaacaacttttaatgatttcgtattctttgtatataaacctaatcttctgatctcataaaatcggattttagttatatatagccactatatagatcagacttaaagtcttgaggcaataaattcgtgatttttcatctgatttcgatgaaatttggcacattgagttctggtagactcctacccatttctgttGCCCTATAGACCAACCGACCAatatcccgatatagggtattgaggccatagaagattcatttattaaccgaattcgatgaaatttggcacagagtattctggtagacctctacacagctgcctatagctgccatattgaccgatatagagtaatgagcctataaaatgagcatttttcatccgattttgatgaaatttgatttgaatgaaatcggATCAAAACAAATCAGATATCTGCATTAATAAAGTAAGTTCATGCCCACCTCGGAATAATGATTATATTAAATTAGCTTATCCTAATGTTTATAATTATTTATAGCCTTTTTCATTGGACTCCAGACATGCCGCAAATTATTTTCAGCTCAGAACACTCAACTCGATGAAGGTCTATCATTTTTAGAATTCACTATCgagcaataaaattaaaatttctttgcaTATACAAGCAAGTAAAGGGCACACTTTGTTCACACTGAACTTGTTACTAttgattatattttttttaaatatatttaatataccCCAATTGTTAATAAAGGACTTATacatatataattgccatatatttTAGGTTCTTAACATTCATGCGATAATTAGGGATACACCCAAACGTGTGGTGTTTATacataaattattattattattatatcttCAACACTTTAAACTATTACGACAATCAAGTTGATTTTCCCTATTCACTAATTAATTGCTTGCTAGATCGAGTTGTTGTTGTCTATTTCGGTCTTTCTAAAGCTACTACCTTAACCAATTGTTTTTGATTTAGTTACGTTtagttttgaagaaaattttctttggaaaacaaatgaaatcacCTTTACCTCCAAAACAGACAAACTATGAATCTATTCAGCAAATCATAAATAATAGCTAAATGCTTACCTCTCCGTTGGCATAGCACCAACAACACCTAATTGCTGCGTCTGAGCTAAACGCTTGGCTTCTTCCTTCTTGCGGCGATCTTCGGCGGCTGCCTTCATAGGATCGTATTTGGAACGACGTTTCCACATTGCCATTTCAGCTTCTTTTTGTTTAGATACTAATCACCaacgaaaaaaataaatgcttAAAATGGAGAATAATCAAAGACAATTGCAATACTACCTGAGGCATCTCTTCTAACCGCAGAAGAAGCTCTTCCAGTACCACCACCAAGGGAGGTGGCACTGCTGGTCATAGCTGAGCTGGCCGACCGTACCGAGCGATTGCTCGTTCGAGAGGGATCCGTTCGTGAAAGGCCCATTGACGAACTACTGGGACTACGTTTCataatttcatttgaattgtTTTGAGGCTTAAGGGTACTTTTGGCATCATTTTTACGTAAAAACTGGTTACTTTGGGCGGGCttgtatttcgatatatctaAATAGCGTGGCGTGGCCCGTTGACTAGAAGTAGAACGTTGTGTTGCAGCAGCAGTGGATGGTACATTGGCAGCAGTTTGTAGTAGTTGTTTTTTGGCTGAGGCCAATGAGTTCGGTACCTGTTGGGCAAGCCGACTTAGACTAGTGTCCCGAGGCATGGACTGGCGTTGTGATGTGACACTAGAACGGGTAGTGGCGCTTTTAACATTTCTCCGCGGCAATTCTGGAGTATTGGGGCAAGCCATTACCCCACCACCAGCTATTAGCATAGCCGCTTTTGTGGGTGGTGCCGATTGGGGTTTGGCTGAGACCTTTTGCTTGCTGCGTTCTATTCGCATGAGCAAGGCTTTATTATACCTAGTGTTGGATAGAGGAACGCTGTTTTCTGTTTCGGCATTCTCGTAGTAACCCGGCTCACCGTTATCGTCTCCACCACTCGAATAATATTCTTCGACCAAGTCATCCTGATCATCTTCGTCGTTTATATAATACTGCAAGTTTTCGTCATAATCACTATAGGCCTGACCGAAATTATTGCTACTGGCCGATTTCTTGATGGGATGTCCTGCGGACTGCATAGATGACTGTGGTGGTGGCGCAAGGTTTAGACCATAACTGTGACGTGCCGCCGGAGGAGTATACAGGTTCTGAAAGTTAGGACGGCCGGATCTTTGAGTGGCTGCAACTCGAGCGGAGAATGAGCTCGATCTTCTTAAAGGCGATAGCGATTCTTCGTTTGAGGCTGCCGTTGGTGTGGTAGGCGACTGGACTTGTGGTGGGACACCTGCCTGCAGTACTCTTCGATGGGGAGAACCGTTGACACCTAAGTTACCATCAAAAGAATTTTTTCGCATCCGCATTTGCCTCAGCAAATATTCGCCACTGGTCAACAACTGCAATTGCTGCTCGTTAATACTGCTCGTCATAAGATTCTGTGCGGCTTGACGTTGCTGACGTTGTGAGTTCAAACCGTGCTGTGGACTGCAGTCGACCCCAGTGCCCTCAGGTGAATACATGATATGTGAACGGGCTGAATGAGCCCTCGGGGAAGCTGAATGTGAGGGTGACTTGATTGAATTTTTGCGGGACAAATTCTGTTGCAAATTATTGATGGCAGCTGCTGTTTGCTGGAGATAATCCTCCTCTTCGGGCGCCATAACGTTCTGTAACGATGATCTTGTGCGGCTCGCACTACGTGTTCTCCCCAATGTATGAAGGGGCGAAGGTATCTTTGTTGGGCTCTTCGGTGGCTTAGTACATGAACTAGACAATGAAGGGTCACTGGTATAATCACAATCGCCATTACCGCCTGACAAACGGTATCGCTCAGCCAAAGTTCTGTTTAGTTTAGAATTAAATTGTTTACAGTTCGCACTGTAGAGGCTATCATCTGTCATGGAATCATTTCCAGTATCGGCACAAGTGTACGATCTTGTCATTAACATATCGTTATTCGCTTGCCTGGAACTAGTACTGTGCCTATCACTTGCCAAACTACGCGCACGGGCATTGCGAGCCCACTCTTGAATCCAATCATGCTTTGTTTGAGCTGTTTGTAAAACCGCTACTTCGCTTAACTTTGACGCCGGCTGAAGTCCTGTTGGTGTCTCTGGAGGGGTTTCTATAAAATTTCTTGTTGCTGCAAACTTCTGCGAAGCCTCCTTCTGATTTGTAAAGACATTAAGTCTATATTCGGCCTTTTGGTGATCAGTAAAGCCACTTGCAAATGATGGCGGCGTACCTGAGGTTTTCAGTTTAGTTTCGTTGCTTACATACTCGGAACTATCAATTTGCGATGTCGATAAACCACTATGCCTCGAAAGTTTTGGACGGACATCAAGGGTTCGCTGCTTCGCCAGAACACCACTGGTTGTTACACTGGTAAAACATCCGGTATCGGCCTCATTGTCATCATCTTCATTGGGTAATTTTGATTTTAACATTTCCTGTTTACTATCAATTTGTTTTGTAGCATTCATGTTGCGCAAAACCCTTAATTTTATCTTTTCCAGATAGGCTCCAGCTGACTGATGGGAGCCCATTATCAAATCCGATGCTGCTGTACTAGTGCGTGGCCTGGCCAGTTGTTGAGGCTCTTCAGATCCATGGTAGTAATTGACTTCCAATACATTGTTTGACCTCTTCGATTCCATGGACGATCGTTGTTTTGGCGTTGGAGTGACATCACTCAACTGTTTAGAACGGGATTTGATTCTTCGCGCAGACTCCGTTATGATTTGGCCATACTTATCTATATTCATGATATCCTTTTGCTCTTCTGTGTAGTTATCTCCATCTAAGGTATATGTGCCCGCCTCACTGACATCATCGGCGTCGGCATCAGCATTGAGATGTTTAAAGTCGGCCAGCGGCGGCTGGGGACACATAAAATCGACTTGTTTGAGTGCCAATTGCATGGCCGTGGATCTTGGGGTAAATTGCGTACGGTTTGCCACCATATTGGATGTTCCTTTGGGGACTTGCGCTGGTGCTGGTTTGCTTGTTGCTTTCGTAGTCTTGCGTGGAAGTGCTGATGGAGTAGTTGTTGTCACTGCCGATGACTTCAACTGTGGAGTTTGCGGGCTGTCCTCATTTGTGCTTGAACGTGGTGACCAACTATGACGTTTTGAAGCATCACGCACTCGTGATGTGCTACGGTCGCGAGCACGCATTTTAACCTGTTGatgaaaataaattgaatttgattataaatgtgctaCATGTTTGAAGCAGaatttttatcaagaaaaaacaaataaaaatgcgtTAAATTCAGCCATGCCAATTCGTATTATATGCCCTTGACTATGGGCAATATCTGTGTGTTTAGacgatttctttttaatttttcattttgacaACTTGCATCGTGGTTTTAATGAAAACTTTGTAATTGAGTTAAGTTCAAATGATTGGCTTGTTCCTTTCTCTACTCCCGCCTTTGAGCTTCTTCACATAGCTTGACTTGTAACTTTTGGTGGTACCTAGAACTGAAATCTGAATCCATAAGACTCAATTTCGTAACGGTCGGGAACGAAAGTCTAGCGGAAGATGTTATGCGTGCTTCAAAGCGAAGTAGAAGAGGGACATAGGACACaataaaaacttaaatggcATTTATCCAAGCAGTTTTGTGCACTTCGGTGTCATTGCACACTGCCCGCCCATCCTGTTCATCTGTTCAACCATCTACAATTTGCTAGATGAACCCACTACAGTATCCCATAAGATTCGCGGTTGCTTATGAATCAGACATTTGTTTGGAAACTCAGCAAGTCATAATGAACTAcacaattttattataataattAATTTGGATATTGTCCTATATAAACTTGGGCGACAAAACCCAatgtaggaaaaaaaattataccatgtagaaaaataaaatattgtataAAACTAAACggtggaaaaaaacaaaatcacattTTGGATGTAAAAATAAATCTTATAATTAGTTGAGTGGTTTTCGGTATAATAAGCTTATGATAGTCTAAACTCGATCTCAAGCCATAAAAATATGTAATTAAATAGTGTTCAAGTTTTAATTAAGTGAAATGGATTGGTAAACTGGGAAACTCTGCCgtacataaaaaacaaaaagcagCAACAGATGTTGAATTCAACAATTGTTAGGGCTATATAAGTATGTATGTACAAACTTAGGTAACAAAGCGAATTGGCAAGTGAATAGGTACGTTTGACCCAACCGCTATATGTGTCACGAATAGAAAAATAATAGCGTTGGGTCAACTCTAAAAGAGACGAATTTGACCCGACTGGAAACAAAAACTCTGCACGAAAGTACAATGATCGTTAAATCATTGCTCCGAACACCTACCAATACAGTTTGGAAAGTTGATTATAGGGATGCGTTTGAAACAAAGTAATTCAACAGCGCTCAATATTGGAATTTGAGAATTCTaactataggttaggttaggtttaagtggcagtctgtcatcagactaagacgttttcgttgttattgttgtatgtggaggtggaggtggcgatcctcgtcaagccaCTGTAGTTGAGCAAGCTCGACCGCtataaaggaccgatcgccgcgtgaACAgggtggctattggttatttaaaggcgccaataactcgccttgccatatcgagaatcataggcactcagtatttgtgcaagatccgGGGCCACCCGGCCGGTGATTAtatgcgactgccgttgcagctactccgcaaccTGTAGACTCGCCTGGCAGGTCGCAGCTAAGCCTCTCGTatcagcaatgaacaccacacggattccagtttccttggaatgtgCTAGGCTCGCAAGCTAGTCTCTGTACAATTCCCTGCGATATCtctatagcccggcacccatTGCGGTGGAGCTGGCTTGGTCATcccttcccagagtacttgaaagcggggagctctttttcttcttcatcgtcttggcagtgttatgctcttcgggaaatCTGATTAACTTTCTAGCTTCCATAGaattgcttggaatgtcagttctatcccttccagcaccCTTCGCTTTCGCCGGATTGAGCTGCCGGTACACGcacctctgtctccttcgtagtgcaccggatcgctttctcggtctgcttgtgagcttatcAAACAGGTGCCAAGGAatccacacctataggagaggAGGAccacatgctacggtctgatgccaccaccgcagctgcaAATCCCATGGCAATATATGCAACAGCATGTTGCGGCAATAtatgcaacagcagcatcccagccccaatattgccaggacagtgccgggaagtgtatcatttttgcaactgaATTGCAACGCTCTCCGTGGCacgatcgatgagattgtggattttatgagtcggaaggacatattggtcgcagcgatctaGGACACAAAGCtgacaatcccatgacagccggttgtacgtaccgggttgacccgatggagtactttatcggcaagggctcccgcctcagtgtacaatacactgctacaacaacaacaccaagctGACAAACACCTGCAGATTGCTGGCAAAGATTACAACCCACACATaggtgggttactatctggccataatcgtctggttctaggggactttaatgcgcatcacacgtcatggcattctccgccaggtaacgaccagcgtggcatagcttttgcagagcagattgaagactccacgttttgcacggtgaatgaggatgcccacACAAGAATTACGaagaggtgtagcagctcgccagacatttccattgcatcccctgatcttctAAGTGACGTattctggcaagccgtcatctctttgggatcagaccacctccccataattctcaccatcgaccgaccacccgacttcataacctctgagcgccggacgttttcaatcagaagaaggccgatttggacggtttcaaagagtacaccaatcgccgcttcagtgaactggcaTCCCCCTCGGATTTGCTAGttaccgagaggaaattccgagacatcattaacgcagcagctgcTCGCTTTAAAACAGCCCGTCCAATATCCCAAGtgtggcccaatttcccggcgcaggcagtggtactcgcagacgagcgtgatgagattcgttgtatggaccccactaactccAGAATCAGTGCGCTGAATCTGAAAAgaaaacagggtagtcaacgaacataggcggaatttgtggctggaacacttggagcattGTAACTTAGGCATCGGTGTAGGCAAGttttggtctactgttaagtcactcgaatcctggtagacgggatgacaggacgtcagtcacttttggcgaactaaccgtgactgatccgaagagatgttccaggttgttcaaccgccaATTTAttatgcatcccgagagtgacagggcaaggagaaaAGCCATTTGCCGTATCcgcggtctccgagccgatggacagctatcacaatttaccgtgggcgaagttacgaatgtcatccgtagcGCCAAATAATCTAAGGCGTTGGcctcgacggaatctctacactgatactgaagaatctggatttacctggagttgagtaccttaccgcTGTTCTCTacatgtctttgaacactcttattgtTCCCGATgtgtggaaaatgggcagagtgatcccgctactgaagcctggaatgGACCCGAGTTtgagggagtcgtacagaccgatctcccttctctcaccagtggcaaagacgcttgaggcattactcctctcgAGCCTCGTAAGAGAATTTCCATCCGAGCATCAACATTGattccgaagactgcatagcacaacaactgctttgcatgccatcaccgcacacaggccatgtgatagggcggtcctcgtggcactggacctatcgaaagcattcgacacggtcagccataccaaattatttgagggcatcgccaacacgtccctccagccaggcctgaaacgatgggtcgcgaattatctctGGAATTTAGGGAAAGAAGAAAGAAGGTAAGAAGGTCGGGTATTATCTGCGGCGCTGCTTAagctctacctatcctccatttcacGCCCTCCAGCCGGCGTAGAGGTCGCATCATATACGGACGATTGTacaatcatggcatcaggccacccacccattgttgacatctgcgataggttgaacgtctacatCAACGAATTTGCCTCATATtacgctgcaagaaatctgaagatatctaccaccaaattttcagccacattgttcactataaATACGCGTgaagtgaatactgagctgactgtgatggtcgatggagaatgaTTCCGAttatcaagtgtcccaaaagaCTTGGCGTCACATCTGGCAGCTCTTTTACATTctgcccacatgccacagctatttgcgataaagtcaaaagtagaaacaatgtcctcaagtcatttgccggcagcacttgaggtgcagacaaagaaaccttgttgatcacgtacaaagcaattggccggtctgtggtgagttatgcagcgccagtgtggtctcgtcaactttgtacacg from the Stomoxys calcitrans chromosome 1, idStoCalc2.1, whole genome shotgun sequence genome contains:
- the LOC106089216 gene encoding uncharacterized protein LOC106089216 isoform X1; translation: MTSYASLPDNARTHEDGFTSNSNSTTPLSPPSEQELASAIGAKQLRTPLTPDSFSESEREKMDSTPENIKKIDDVINEGDHHRSQHQRQNMPSAVCFSPQSEQYTPSFVPIGLAAAVDDSNAKLCLAKPPPCISSKEMVTSKSGTERSSEDCGGSRVDNQNDEDEEKYSTNSSRHHHTSSRTVTAGNEAHVPPHDQEDNVESVSSSNGGNTTMTTSAKQSLAFTIDNFNDKECDAAAQAAKYKSMMERFQNRHRRGASMSKLENDESGKAETPTRLTSSQSSTPLTTNRPSARNSMASSEEYNATSMDSETSVTQKVKMRARDRSTSRVRDASKRHSWSPRSSTNEDSPQTPQLKSSAVTTTTPSALPRKTTKATSKPAPAQVPKGTSNMVANRTQFTPRSTAMQLALKQVDFMCPQPPLADFKHLNADADADDVSEAGTYTLDGDNYTEEQKDIMNIDKYGQIITESARRIKSRSKQLSDVTPTPKQRSSMESKRSNNVLEVNYYHGSEEPQQLARPRTSTAASDLIMGSHQSAGAYLEKIKLRVLRNMNATKQIDSKQEMLKSKLPNEDDDNEADTGCFTSVTTSGVLAKQRTLDVRPKLSRHSGLSTSQIDSSEYVSNETKLKTSGTPPSFASGFTDHQKAEYRLNVFTNQKEASQKFAATRNFIETPPETPTGLQPASKLSEVAVLQTAQTKHDWIQEWARNARARSLASDRHSTSSRQANNDMLMTRSYTCADTGNDSMTDDSLYSANCKQFNSKLNRTLAERYRLSGGNGDCDYTSDPSLSSSCTKPPKSPTKIPSPLHTLGRTRSASRTRSSLQNVMAPEEEDYLQQTAAAINNLQQNLSRKNSIKSPSHSASPRAHSARSHIMYSPEGTGVDCSPQHGLNSQRQQRQAAQNLMTSSINEQQLQLLTSGEYLLRQMRMRKNSFDGNLGVNGSPHRRVLQAGVPPQVQSPTTPTAASNEESLSPLRRSSSFSARVAATQRSGRPNFQNLYTPPAARHSYGLNLAPPPQSSMQSAGHPIKKSASSNNFGQAYSDYDENLQYYINDEDDQDDLVEEYYSSGGDDNGEPGYYENAETENSVPLSNTRYNKALLMRIERSKQKVSAKPQSAPPTKAAMLIAGGGVMACPNTPELPRRNVKSATTRSSVTSQRQSMPRDTSLSRLAQQVPNSLASAKKQLLQTAANVPSTAAATQRSTSSQRATPRYLDISKYKPAQSNQFLRKNDAKSTLKPQNNSNEIMKRSPSSSSMGLSRTDPSRTSNRSVRSASSAMTSSATSLGGGTGRASSAVRRDASVSKQKEAEMAMWKRRSKYDPMKAAAEDRRKKEEAKRLAQTQQLGVVGAMPTESERSLEQQWSIEESGDFDEDDCV
- the LOC106089216 gene encoding enolase-phosphatase E1 isoform X3 produces the protein MVLKTSRKEMVTSKSGTERSSEDCGGSRVDNQNDEDEEKYSTNSSRHHHTSSRTVTAGNEAHVPPHDQEDNVESVSSSNGGNTTMTTSAKQSLAFTIDNFNDKECDAAAQAAKYKSMMERFQNRHRRGASMSKLENDESGKAETPTRLTSSQSSTPLTTNRPSARNSMASSEEYNATSMDSETSVTQKVKMRARDRSTSRVRDASKRHSWSPRSSTNEDSPQTPQLKSSAVTTTTPSALPRKTTKATSKPAPAQVPKGTSNMVANRTQFTPRSTAMQLALKQVDFMCPQPPLADFKHLNADADADDVSEAGTYTLDGDNYTEEQKDIMNIDKYGQIITESARRIKSRSKQLSDVTPTPKQRSSMESKRSNNVLEVNYYHGSEEPQQLARPRTSTAASDLIMGSHQSAGAYLEKIKLRVLRNMNATKQIDSKQEMLKSKLPNEDDDNEADTGCFTSVTTSGVLAKQRTLDVRPKLSRHSGLSTSQIDSSEYVSNETKLKTSGTPPSFASGFTDHQKAEYRLNVFTNQKEASQKFAATRNFIETPPETPTGLQPASKLSEVAVLQTAQTKHDWIQEWARNARARSLASDRHSTSSRQANNDMLMTRSYTCADTGNDSMTDDSLYSANCKQFNSKLNRTLAERYRLSGGNGDCDYTSDPSLSSSCTKPPKSPTKIPSPLHTLGRTRSASRTRSSLQNVMAPEEEDYLQQTAAAINNLQQNLSRKNSIKSPSHSASPRAHSARSHIMYSPEGTGVDCSPQHGLNSQRQQRQAAQNLMTSSINEQQLQLLTSGEYLLRQMRMRKNSFDGNLGVNGSPHRRVLQAGVPPQVQSPTTPTAASNEESLSPLRRSSSFSARVAATQRSGRPNFQNLYTPPAARHSYGLNLAPPPQSSMQSAGHPIKKSASSNNFGQAYSDYDENLQYYINDEDDQDDLVEEYYSSGGDDNGEPGYYENAETENSVPLSNTRYNKALLMRIERSKQKVSAKPQSAPPTKAAMLIAGGGVMACPNTPELPRRNVKSATTRSSVTSQRQSMPRDTSLSRLAQQVPNSLASAKKQLLQTAANVPSTAAATQRSTSSQRATPRYLDISKYKPAQSNQFLRKNDAKSTLKPQNNSNEIMKRSPSSSSMGLSRTDPSRTSNRSVRSASSAMTSSATSLGGGTGRASSAVRRDASVSKQKEAEMAMWKRRSKYDPMKAAAEDRRKKEEAKRLAQTQQLGVVGAMPTESERSLEQQWSIEESGDFDEDDCV
- the LOC106089216 gene encoding uncharacterized protein LOC106089216 isoform X4, whose translation is MVTSKSGTERSSEDCGGSRVDNQNDEDEEKYSTNSSRHHHTSSRTVTAGNEAHVPPHDQEDNVESVSSSNGGNTTMTTSAKQSLAFTIDNFNDKECDAAAQAAKYKSMMERFQNRHRRGASMSKLENDESGKAETPTRLTSSQSSTPLTTNRPSARNSMASSEEYNATSMDSETSVTQKVKMRARDRSTSRVRDASKRHSWSPRSSTNEDSPQTPQLKSSAVTTTTPSALPRKTTKATSKPAPAQVPKGTSNMVANRTQFTPRSTAMQLALKQVDFMCPQPPLADFKHLNADADADDVSEAGTYTLDGDNYTEEQKDIMNIDKYGQIITESARRIKSRSKQLSDVTPTPKQRSSMESKRSNNVLEVNYYHGSEEPQQLARPRTSTAASDLIMGSHQSAGAYLEKIKLRVLRNMNATKQIDSKQEMLKSKLPNEDDDNEADTGCFTSVTTSGVLAKQRTLDVRPKLSRHSGLSTSQIDSSEYVSNETKLKTSGTPPSFASGFTDHQKAEYRLNVFTNQKEASQKFAATRNFIETPPETPTGLQPASKLSEVAVLQTAQTKHDWIQEWARNARARSLASDRHSTSSRQANNDMLMTRSYTCADTGNDSMTDDSLYSANCKQFNSKLNRTLAERYRLSGGNGDCDYTSDPSLSSSCTKPPKSPTKIPSPLHTLGRTRSASRTRSSLQNVMAPEEEDYLQQTAAAINNLQQNLSRKNSIKSPSHSASPRAHSARSHIMYSPEGTGVDCSPQHGLNSQRQQRQAAQNLMTSSINEQQLQLLTSGEYLLRQMRMRKNSFDGNLGVNGSPHRRVLQAGVPPQVQSPTTPTAASNEESLSPLRRSSSFSARVAATQRSGRPNFQNLYTPPAARHSYGLNLAPPPQSSMQSAGHPIKKSASSNNFGQAYSDYDENLQYYINDEDDQDDLVEEYYSSGGDDNGEPGYYENAETENSVPLSNTRYNKALLMRIERSKQKVSAKPQSAPPTKAAMLIAGGGVMACPNTPELPRRNVKSATTRSSVTSQRQSMPRDTSLSRLAQQVPNSLASAKKQLLQTAANVPSTAAATQRSTSSQRATPRYLDISKYKPAQSNQFLRKNDAKSTLKPQNNSNEIMKRSPSSSSMGLSRTDPSRTSNRSVRSASSAMTSSATSLGGGTGRASSAVRRDASVSKQKEAEMAMWKRRSKYDPMKAAAEDRRKKEEAKRLAQTQQLGVVGAMPTESERSLEQQWSIEESGDFDEDDCV
- the LOC106089216 gene encoding uncharacterized protein LOC106089216 isoform X2 codes for the protein MTSYASLPDNARTHEDGFTSNSNSTTPLSPPSEQELASAIGAKQLRTPLTPDSFSESEREKMDSTPENIKKIDDVINEGDHHRSQHQRQNMPSAVCFSPQSEQYTPSFVPIGLAAAVDDSNAKLCLAKPPPCISSKEMVTSKSGTERSSEDCGGSRVDNQNDEDEEKYSTNSSRHHHTSSRTVTAGNEAHVPPHDQEDNVESVSSSNGGNTTMTTSAKQSLAFTIDNFNDKECDAAAQAAKYKSMMERFQNRHRRGASMSKLENDESGKAETPTRLTSSQSSTPLTTNRPSARNSMASSEEYNATSMDSETSVTQKVKMRARDRSTSRVRDASKRHSWSPRSSTNEDSPQTPQLKSSAVTTTTPSALPRKTTKATSKPAPAQVPKGTSNMVANRTQFTPRSTAMQLALKQVDFMCPQPPLADFKHLNADADADDVSEAGTYTLDGDNYTEEQKDIMNIDKYGQIITESARRIKSRSKQLSDVTPTPKQRSSMESKRSNNVLEVNYYHGSEEPQQLARPRTSTAASDLIMGSHQSAGAYLEKIKLRVLRNMNATKQIDSKQEMLKSKLPNEDDDNEADTGCFTSVTTSGVLAKQRTLDVRPKLSRHSGLSTSQIDSSEYVSNETKLKTSGTPPSFASGFTDHQKAEYRLNVFTNQKEASQKFAATRNFIETPPETPTGLQPASKLSEVAVLQTAQTKHDWIQEWARNARARSLASDRHSTSSRQANNDMLMTRSYTCADTGNDSMTDDSLYSANCKQFNSKLNRTLAERYRLSGGNGDCDYTSDPSLSSSCTKPPKSPTKIPSPLHTLGRTRSASRTRSSLQNVMAPEEEDYLQQTAAAINNLQQNLSRKNSIKSPSHSASPRAHSARSHIMYSPEGTGVDCSPQHGLNSQRQQRQAAQNLMTSSINEQQLQLLTSGEYLLRQMRMRKNSFDGNLGVNGSPHRRVLQAGVPPQVQSPTTPTAASNEESLSPLRRSSSFSARVAATQRSGRPNFQNLYTPPAARHSYGLNLAPPPQSSMQSAGHPIKKSASSNNFGQAYSDYDENLQYYINDEDDQDDLVEEYYSSGGDDNGEPGYYENAETENSVPLSNTRYNKALLMRIERSKQKVSAKPQSAPPTKAAMLIAGGGVMACPNTPELPRRNVKSATTRSSVTSQRQSMPRDTSLSRLAQQVPNSLASAKKQLLQTAANVPSTAAATQRSTSSQRATPRYLDISKYKPAQSNQFLRKNDAKSTLKPQNNSNEIMKRSPSSSSMGLSRTDPSRTSNRSVRSASSAMTSSATSLGGGTGRASSAVRRDASVSKQKEAEMAMWKRRSKYDPMKAAAEDRRKKEEAKRLAQTQQLGVVGAMPTERLTILKTRLRGKR